A window of Amaranthus tricolor cultivar Red isolate AtriRed21 chromosome 8, ASM2621246v1, whole genome shotgun sequence genomic DNA:
ATTCATCATATACCATTACAtaccatttttaaaaaaaatatagccgTTGAAATTGtgataaacaaaagaagtgtcatacaaaccaagtatttaacattttgttcaaaaacaacttgacaCTAAACACTGTTCACCAAAAAAATGACACTAACAAATGCTAAGTAGCAGTCTTTCTCTTCCCCTTGTGTTACCTTgctgtgaagaggaagcagcatGTTCTGCTTTTTTTGATGATGCCTTTTTTGCCTTGCATGTCATTGCATTGTGGCCTAGTTCTTTGCATAGGCTGCATTTGTTATTTATGTGCCTCTTTCCTTTTTTGCTTCATGAGTAGCTCTTCTCCTTTGCTTAGGTGGTCTTCTAGCTTTTCTTTTCCCTTGGGGTGGTGCAATTTCTGGCACATCAAGTGAAGACCAGTGAGTTGGATCAGCCATGGGGTGGATGTGGTTTCCATAAGTGAGTTTGTATGTAGCCCCCTTGTAAAAAGGTGAGACAAAGTACCTAGGATCAAGTCTCTGGTTGTAAATGACCCTGAGACCATGCTTGCAAGGGATTCCTGAACCTTGCCATTTCCCACACCcacaagtcatatttccaagGGTGACAGGGAACTTGACATGGCCATCCCTCACCTCAAACTCTCCACCACCAGTTGCAGTGACAAGGTAGAACCTAGACTCATCAGTCCTAGTCGCCAGCACCCCCTTTGCATGTTCTGTCAACTCATTAGGTTCCATGCCTACTGCTTTATCGAACCTGGAACTCATCCTTTTCAAGCACCAATTCCTGACagcttaattatatatatataaaaaaaccaTAGTTAGCAAcaatttttttgcatttaaatgagCAAAATAGGGACACAAAATTACCTTCCAGCAATGTAAACACAGGCATGTCCCTGTTGGCCTTTGTTATTGCATTGAATGACTCTACGAAGTTTGTTGTGTTATGATCACAACAAACTGTCCAGTCAAACATGTGCACACTCCACTGCTCTTCTACATTTTTTAGATAGTCATATGTTGTTGCATCAAACTCTTTTATCTTGGACATAGCTTTTCCAAAAACGTACTCATTGTAGGCATTTGCAGCAATCCAAAACAGCTTATGAAATGCTGCCCCACTCCATCCTGCAGTCTTGCAATTTGAGTACAAATGCTGGTAGCATATTCTCCTGGTAGCTCTTGGGAACACCTCAAACAATGCTGATTCAACCCCTTAAAAAAACAAGACTAAGTTAATAAACAGCTTCATAATCTCAAATTAAAGACAAAGAAGAAACTTATCCTCATCCTATCACTGATAAAAGTCCAGTCATCCTTCTGAGATCCATACTGAGCAAATAGGCACCTCAAGTTTCTGAAAAAATAAGTCCAGGAATCTATACTCTCTATGTCAATAATCCCAAAGGCTAACACAAAGATCTCATTATTCCTATCTATTGCAACTTCAGTGAGCATAATCCCTTTGTAATACCCACTTAAATGTGCACCATCTATTCCTATGATAAATCTACAACCACCTAAGAATCCTCTCACTTGAGCTGCAAAAGATATGAAACAGGCTTTGAATTGCAAACTGTCAGTTCATGTAACCTGAGCATAAGACCCAAGATTGGTGGACTTTATCATTTCAGCATACGTTGGAAGAGCTGGATAGGACTCAGCAAACCCACCATGTAATTGCTCCCTGGCTAAACTCTTCACTATGTATAACAATCTCAACTTCACATGGATCCTGTACCTTTCCATGCGCAGCCTCTGCAATAAATCAATTGGGACATCTAGGTTTGTCTCTAAGTATTGTAACAGTTGTCTGCATAGCCATGCTGAAGAGACCATAGGATTCTCTTCCAGCCTCCCACAAGTTGCATGCTCTCCTTCTAGCTTCTTTATGGCCCAATTGACTTTGTCTCTTAGAACTGAAGCATGAATCATCCAAGTGCAATCCCTCATCAAACACCTTGCTATGTACCTCTTACTGTCAACATGGTCAACTGAAACAGAGAAGCCCTCTTGTATGCAGTAATCTCTGAATACATCTAGAAACTATTTTTTGGTTTCAAAAATCAACTACTCCTCAAGAACAATGGATCCAAATGGTATGTGAGACcagattttaccatttttgtatattttttctaacaCATGAGACCCATCTAAGTAATCCTCAAAGCTCTTCTCATGTATATTATCACGAACATCATCTTCTTCACAATGTACTCATCCTCACTGTCCAACTCCATATCAGAATCAGCCTCAACATCAGAAGCTTCATAATCACCATCTTCACTATAATCAGAAGGTCAAGCATCAGACTTAACATCAATTTCTTCAACcaccaatttttttttgctcTTAGTGTTGATTTGCCTCCCTGCTGCAGTTTTCTTGCCAACATCAAAGCTAAACTTAACAGCAATGCTTCTAGGCACCCTCCACTCTTTGGGTTTAAGCCTAGTTTGTTCTTTGGGCTGGGTTGGTTGCCTAGGCTGTTGTTGGGTTG
This region includes:
- the LOC130821753 gene encoding uncharacterized protein LOC130821753, which produces MEEENRRMAEEAEAEEQLLAQQAYTMAVESVCYQTVDEVFPGDLQPQPLQTSQPNNPLRRKKLTPKKKKIPPAQSTQQQPRQPTQPKEQTRLKPKEWRVPRSIAVKFSFDVGKKTAAGSEDGDYEASDVEADSDMELDSEDEYIVKKMMFFLDVFRDYCIQEGFSVSVDHVDSKRYIARCLMRDCTWMIHASVLRDKVNWAIKKLEGEHATCGRLEENPMVSSAWLCRQLLQYLETNLDVPIDLLQRLRMERYRIHVKLRLLYIVKSLAREQLHGGFAESYPALPTLQFKACFISFAAQVRGFLGGCRFIIGIDGAHLSGYYKGIMLTEVAIDRNNEIFVLAFGIIDIESIDSWTYFFRNLRCLFAQYGSQKDDWTFISDRMRIRVESALFEVFPRATRRICYQHLYSNCKTAGWSGAAFHKLFWIAANAYNEYVFGKAMSKIKEFDATTYDYLKNVEEQWSVHMFDWTVCCDHNTTNFVESFNAITKANRDMPVFTLLEAVRNWCLKRMSSRFDKAVGMEPNELTEHAKGVLATRTDESRFYLVTATGGGEFEVRDGHVKFPVTLGNMTCGCGKWQGSGIPCKHGLRVIYNQRLDPRYFVSPFYKGATYKLTYGNHIHPMADPTHWSSLDVPEIAPPQGKRKARRPPKQRRRATHEAKKERGT